The Streptomyces sp. CC0208 genome window below encodes:
- a CDS encoding GNAT family N-acetyltransferase, which yields MEPVTLTTDRLLLRPPTPRDTETVLAAVQDPDILRWTTIPSPYLVEHAQSFTEQLAPAGWANDTMFTWGLFLPEGEDLVGMLGLTMRSPGTAEIGYWATKEHRGNGYVTEAVRAASRWAFTELSIDRVEWRAEVGNQPSLAVAERAGFVVEGVLRSGIAHQDVRRDCWVGALLPSDLGLPSTLQYLPAAP from the coding sequence ATGGAACCCGTCACGCTGACCACGGACCGTCTCCTGCTGCGCCCGCCCACCCCACGGGACACCGAGACCGTCCTCGCGGCCGTGCAGGACCCCGACATCCTGCGCTGGACCACGATCCCCTCGCCCTACCTGGTGGAGCACGCCCAGAGCTTCACGGAGCAACTGGCCCCGGCAGGCTGGGCGAACGACACGATGTTCACCTGGGGCCTCTTCCTCCCCGAAGGGGAGGACCTGGTCGGCATGCTGGGCCTGACCATGCGCTCGCCGGGCACGGCCGAGATCGGCTACTGGGCCACCAAGGAACACCGCGGAAACGGCTACGTCACCGAAGCGGTGCGCGCCGCCTCCCGTTGGGCGTTCACGGAGCTGTCGATCGACCGCGTGGAGTGGCGGGCGGAAGTGGGCAACCAGCCCTCCCTCGCGGTGGCGGAACGCGCCGGTTTCGTCGTCGAGGGCGTCCTGCGCTCCGGCATCGCCCACCAGGACGTGCGCCGGGACTGCTGGGTGGGTGCGCTGCTGCCCTCGGACCTGGGCCTGCCGTCGACCTTGCAGTACCTCCCCGCTGCTCCGTAG
- the secA gene encoding preprotein translocase subunit SecA, whose protein sequence is MSVLSKIMRAGEGKILRKLHRIADQVNSIEEDFIDLSDAELRALTAEYKQRYTDGESLDDLLPEAFATVREAAKRALGQRHYDVQIMGGAALHLGYVAEMKTGEGKTLVGTLPAYLNALSGKGVHLITVNDYLAERDSEMMGRVHKFLGLEVGCILANMTPAQRRAQYACDITYGTNNEFGFDYLRDNMAWSQDELVQRGHNFAIVDEVDSILVDEARTPLIISGPADQATKWYGDFAKLVTRLKKGEAGNPLKGIEETGDYEVDEKKRTVAIHESGVSKVEDWLGIDNLYESVNTPLVGYLNNAIKAKELFKKDKDYVVMDGEVMIVDEHTGRILAGRRYNEGMHQAIEAKEGVDIKDENQTLATITLQNFFRLYKRHDHNGKEQPGLCGMTGTAMTEAAEFHQIYKLGVVPIPTNRPMVRKDQSDLIYRTEVAKFEAVVDDIVEKHEKGQPILVGTTSVEKSEYLSQQLSKRGVQHEVLNAKQHDREATIVAQAGRKGAVTVATNMAGRGTDIKLGGNPEDLAEAELRQRGLDPEEHIEEWAAALPAALEKAEQAVKAEFEEVKELGGLYVLGTERHESRRIDNQLRGRSGRQGDPGESRFYLSLGDDLMRLFKAQMVERVMSMANVPDDVPIENKMVTRAIASAQSQVEQQNFETRKNVLKYDEVLNRQREVIYGERRRVLEGEDLQEQVVHFMDDTIDAYIAAETAEGFAEDWDLDRLWGAFKQLYPVKITVEELEEAAGDRAGLTAEYISESIKDDIHEQYEAREAQLGSEIMRELERRVVLSVLDRKWREHLYEMDYLQEGIGLRAMAQKDPLVEYQREGFDMFTAMMEGIKEESVGYLFNLEVQVEQQVEEVPVEDEKPSLAKQDSVPAQAGSRPEIRAKGLDAPQRRDLHFSAPTVDGEGGVIEGEFADDDEPVRSEADGLTRAERRKQSRGRGRRKK, encoded by the coding sequence GTGTCCGTCCTCTCGAAGATCATGCGTGCAGGCGAAGGCAAGATCCTGCGCAAGCTGCACCGCATCGCGGACCAGGTCAACTCCATCGAAGAGGACTTCATCGACCTCTCCGACGCCGAGCTGCGGGCCCTGACCGCGGAGTACAAGCAGCGGTACACCGACGGTGAGAGCCTGGACGACCTGCTCCCCGAGGCGTTCGCCACCGTGCGCGAGGCCGCCAAGCGCGCGCTGGGCCAGCGCCACTATGACGTGCAGATCATGGGCGGTGCCGCCCTCCACCTCGGCTACGTGGCCGAGATGAAGACCGGTGAGGGCAAGACGCTCGTCGGCACGCTGCCCGCGTACCTGAACGCGCTGTCCGGCAAGGGCGTCCACCTCATCACGGTCAACGACTACCTGGCCGAGCGCGACTCCGAGATGATGGGCCGCGTCCACAAGTTCCTGGGCCTCGAGGTCGGTTGCATCCTCGCCAACATGACGCCGGCCCAGCGCCGCGCGCAGTACGCGTGCGACATCACGTACGGCACGAACAACGAGTTCGGGTTCGACTACCTGCGCGACAACATGGCGTGGTCCCAGGACGAACTCGTCCAGCGCGGCCACAACTTCGCCATCGTCGACGAGGTCGACTCCATCCTGGTCGACGAGGCCCGTACGCCGCTGATCATCTCCGGCCCGGCCGACCAGGCCACCAAGTGGTACGGCGACTTCGCCAAGCTGGTCACCCGCCTGAAGAAGGGCGAGGCCGGCAACCCCCTCAAGGGCATCGAGGAGACCGGCGACTACGAGGTCGACGAGAAGAAGCGCACGGTCGCCATCCACGAGTCCGGTGTCAGCAAGGTCGAGGACTGGCTGGGCATCGACAACCTCTACGAGTCGGTGAACACCCCTCTGGTGGGCTACCTGAACAACGCCATCAAGGCGAAGGAGCTCTTCAAGAAGGACAAGGACTACGTCGTCATGGACGGCGAAGTCATGATCGTCGACGAGCACACCGGCCGTATCCTCGCCGGCCGCCGTTACAACGAGGGCATGCACCAGGCGATCGAGGCGAAGGAAGGGGTGGACATCAAGGACGAGAACCAGACCCTCGCCACGATCACCCTCCAGAACTTCTTCCGCCTGTACAAGCGCCACGACCACAACGGCAAGGAACAGCCGGGCCTGTGCGGCATGACCGGTACGGCGATGACCGAGGCCGCCGAGTTCCACCAGATCTACAAGCTCGGCGTCGTCCCGATCCCGACCAACCGGCCCATGGTCCGCAAGGACCAGTCGGACCTGATCTACCGCACCGAGGTCGCGAAGTTCGAGGCGGTCGTCGACGACATCGTCGAGAAGCACGAGAAGGGTCAGCCGATCCTCGTCGGCACGACGTCGGTCGAGAAGTCCGAGTACCTCTCGCAGCAGCTCAGCAAGCGCGGCGTCCAGCACGAGGTGCTGAACGCCAAGCAGCACGACCGTGAGGCGACGATCGTCGCCCAGGCCGGCCGCAAGGGCGCCGTCACCGTCGCCACCAACATGGCCGGCCGTGGTACCGACATCAAGCTCGGCGGCAACCCCGAGGACCTCGCGGAGGCGGAGCTGCGCCAGCGCGGCCTCGACCCCGAGGAGCACATCGAGGAGTGGGCCGCGGCCCTGCCCGCCGCCCTGGAGAAGGCCGAGCAGGCGGTCAAGGCGGAGTTCGAGGAGGTCAAGGAGCTCGGCGGGCTCTACGTCCTCGGTACCGAGCGGCACGAGTCGCGCCGTATCGACAACCAGCTGCGCGGTCGTTCCGGCCGACAGGGCGACCCCGGCGAGTCCCGGTTCTACCTCTCCCTGGGCGACGACCTGATGCGGCTGTTCAAGGCCCAGATGGTCGAGCGCGTGATGTCGATGGCGAACGTCCCGGACGACGTCCCGATCGAGAACAAGATGGTCACGCGCGCGATCGCGTCCGCGCAGTCGCAGGTCGAGCAGCAGAACTTCGAGACCCGTAAGAACGTCCTGAAGTACGACGAGGTCCTCAACCGGCAGCGCGAGGTCATCTACGGCGAGCGGCGCCGCGTCCTGGAGGGCGAGGACCTGCAGGAGCAGGTCGTGCACTTCATGGACGACACGATCGACGCGTACATCGCGGCGGAGACCGCCGAGGGCTTCGCGGAGGACTGGGACCTCGACCGGCTGTGGGGCGCGTTCAAGCAGCTCTACCCGGTGAAGATCACCGTCGAGGAGCTGGAGGAGGCGGCGGGCGACCGCGCGGGCCTGACCGCCGAGTACATCTCCGAGTCGATCAAGGACGACATCCACGAGCAGTACGAGGCGCGTGAGGCGCAGCTCGGCTCCGAGATCATGCGTGAGCTGGAGCGCCGGGTCGTGCTGTCGGTCCTGGACCGCAAGTGGCGCGAGCACCTCTACGAGATGGACTACCTCCAGGAGGGCATCGGCCTGCGGGCGATGGCCCAGAAGGACCCGCTGGTCGAGTACCAGCGCGAGGGCTTCGACATGTTCACCGCCATGATGGAGGGCATCAAGGAGGAGTCCGTCGGCTACCTGTTCAACCTGGAGGTCCAGGTCGAGCAGCAGGTCGAGGAGGTTCCGGTCGAGGACGAGAAGCCGTCCCTCGCCAAGCAGGACTCCGTTCCGGCGCAGGCCGGTTCGCGTCCCGAGATCCGCGCGAAGGGACTCGACGCCCCGCAGCGCCGGGACCTGCACTTCTCCGCGCCGACCGTTGACGGCGAGGGCGGTGTCATCGAGGGCGAGTTCGCCGACGACGACGAGCCGGTGCGCTCCGAGGCGGACGGCCTCACGCGCGCGGAGCGGCGCAAGCAGTCCCGTGGTCGGGGCCGGCGCAAGAAGTAG
- a CDS encoding Rv3235 family protein codes for MNKVMTRAQHLSGTRPPARRDSRRPGGTPPRTPGGSTPRTAPGDGRPPGSPGSGPRTRTGPTDSRPQNIPGLNATTTGAARRGTTAGATSTEAAPRATPAGATATGARSTTPAAVSTTAGPGSTAPATHTATRGTTTPAVVPPQTPRRPVVPQPRPTDLFADLLLAVLSGQRPVHSMLRHTAGRAYDELARLAERGPLRTRGARPVVRDIGYYVPRQGAVEAFARIGAGDQLRAMAFRLEQGQDLRWRCTAVELGGSRAPRPDED; via the coding sequence ATGAACAAGGTCATGACCAGGGCACAGCACCTTTCCGGCACCCGCCCCCCGGCCCGCCGCGACTCCCGCCGCCCGGGCGGCACGCCGCCCCGCACACCCGGGGGCAGCACCCCCCGCACGGCCCCCGGCGACGGCCGCCCACCGGGCTCCCCCGGCAGCGGCCCCCGCACCCGTACGGGCCCCACGGACAGCCGTCCACAGAACATCCCGGGGCTGAACGCCACGACCACGGGAGCCGCCCGACGCGGCACCACAGCCGGCGCCACGAGCACGGAAGCCGCCCCGCGCGCCACCCCGGCCGGCGCTACGGCCACCGGCGCGCGCAGCACCACCCCGGCCGCGGTCAGCACCACCGCCGGCCCGGGCAGTACCGCCCCCGCAACGCACACCGCGACCCGCGGCACAACCACCCCGGCGGTCGTCCCGCCGCAGACCCCGCGGCGCCCCGTGGTCCCCCAGCCCCGCCCCACCGACCTCTTCGCCGACCTTCTCCTGGCCGTTCTGAGCGGCCAGCGCCCCGTCCACTCGATGCTCCGGCACACCGCGGGCCGCGCCTACGACGAGCTGGCCCGGCTCGCCGAACGCGGCCCCCTGCGTACCCGAGGCGCCCGGCCCGTCGTTCGGGACATCGGCTACTACGTCCCCCGCCAGGGCGCCGTGGAGGCCTTCGCCCGCATCGGTGCCGGCGATCAGCTGCGCGCCATGGCCTTCCGGCTGGAACAGGGCCAGGACCTGCGCTGGCGCTGCACCGCGGTCGAACTGGGCGGCTCCCGGGCTCCCCGTCCGGACGAGGACTGA
- a CDS encoding HAD hydrolase-like protein, which translates to MGKLTGAHIVWDWNGTLFHDNDAIIGATNAAFGELGLAPITMEQYRALYCVPVPKFYERLLGRLPTDAEWELMDETFHRYYAEHRVGCGLTEGAVELLMGWRSAGRSQSILSMYVHDELVPLVRGFGIEAHFLRVDGRTGPSGGSKAEHMERHLAALEGVEAARTVVIGDAADDAVAAMRVGARAVLYTGGSHSRASLEGVGVPVVDTLAEAVAEAERIAA; encoded by the coding sequence ATGGGGAAGCTGACAGGGGCGCACATCGTCTGGGACTGGAACGGCACGCTGTTCCACGACAACGACGCGATCATCGGGGCGACGAACGCGGCGTTCGGCGAGTTGGGGCTCGCGCCGATCACGATGGAGCAGTACCGGGCGCTGTACTGCGTGCCGGTGCCGAAGTTCTACGAGCGGTTGCTCGGCCGGCTGCCCACCGACGCGGAGTGGGAGCTCATGGACGAGACCTTCCACCGGTACTACGCCGAGCACCGGGTGGGGTGCGGGCTCACCGAGGGCGCGGTGGAGCTGCTCATGGGGTGGCGGTCGGCCGGGCGCAGCCAGTCGATCCTCAGCATGTACGTGCACGACGAGCTGGTGCCGTTGGTGCGCGGGTTCGGGATCGAGGCGCACTTCCTGCGAGTGGACGGGCGGACGGGGCCGTCCGGGGGGAGCAAGGCGGAGCACATGGAGCGGCATCTCGCCGCGCTGGAGGGTGTGGAGGCGGCCCGGACCGTGGTGATCGGGGACGCGGCGGACGACGCGGTGGCCGCGATGCGGGTGGGGGCGCGGGCCGTGCTGTACACCGGGGGGTCGCACAGCCGGGCCAGCCTGGAAGGGGTGGGCGTGCCAGTGGTGGACACCTTGGCGGAGGCGGTCGCGGAGGCCGAGCGAATAGCGGCGTGA